The region CGGCGAGAATTATCATGTCATTTTCTTTAATCATCTTCTCGTTGTCGCCGGAGGTTTGTACGGAGTACTCCCGTTCCATGTACTCAAGCCTGTCGGCCCGAATGTCAGTCATGGTGAT is a window of Nitrospinota bacterium DNA encoding:
- a CDS encoding NAD(P)-binding domain-containing protein, producing the protein MLSGRKIGFIGSGFMAEALVKGLRKSGMAKPADITMTDIRADRLEYMEREYSVQTSGDNEKMIKENDMIILA